A region of Panicum virgatum strain AP13 chromosome 8N, P.virgatum_v5, whole genome shotgun sequence DNA encodes the following proteins:
- the LOC120685684 gene encoding uncharacterized protein LOC120685684 has product MLNREGDHGVVTTMVHPPGNGTLSVPPTPFPLPQPSRLDSRSSTFGSRSHYVGKFPKMNFPSFDGQQPKLWIHRCTDYFDLFDIDSSMWVRLAAMSFTDAAAHWLQSVEKQTRTCFWSEFTDLVLDRFGRDHHELLIRQLLHIKQTGTVLEYIDRFSSIVDQLAAYESQSDPLHYTMRFIDGLKEEFRSAILLHRPNSLDTAFVLAQLQEEVYDPGKRKEPKKPDFSFVPKVTHKPVYSLPSPPAKSDKPTQDLEAKKTAGSAEEKWQALRRFRRAKGLCEKCAAKWSRNHVCADSVQLHVIQELLDMFDDNEQSSQLRDETQHQDQLFLTLSVAALSDVPAPHTLCLSGHI; this is encoded by the coding sequence ATGCTTAACCGGGAGGGTGACCACGGGGTCGTCACGACCATGGTGCATCCCCCGGGCAACGGTACATTGTCCGTCCCTCCTACCCCATTTCCCCTACCACAGCCGAGTCGTCTTGATTCCCGCAGTTCTACCTTCGGTTCTCGGAGTCACTATGTCGGGAAGTTTCCTAAGATGAATTTTCCCAGTTTTGATGGCCAGCAACCCAAGTTGTGGATCCATCGCTGTACTGATTATTTTGACTTGTTTGATATTGATTCTAGTATGTGGGTGCGTTTGGCCGCCATGAGTTTTACAGATGCAGCAGCACACTGGCTTCAGTCAGTTGAAAAACAGACCCGTACCTGCTTTTGGTCTGAATTCACTGATTTGGTTCTAGATCGCTTTGGTAGGGACCATCATGAGTTGTTGATCCGGCAGCTGCTTCACATTAAGCAGACCGGTACTGTCCTAGAGTATATTGATAGATTTTCATCTATTGTTGATCAGTTAGCAGCCTATGAGTCCCAGTCTGACCCTCTGCATTATACTATGAGGTTTATCGATGGCCTGAAAGAGGAGTTTCGATCAGCTATTTTACTCCATCGTCCAAATTCTCTCGATACTGCCTTTGTTCTTGCCCAATTGCAGGAGGAAGTATATGATCCTGGCAAGCGTAAAGAACCTAAGAAGCCGGATTTCTCTTTTGTGCCGAAAGTTACTCACAAGCCTGTGTATTCGTTGCCAAGCCCCCCTGCCAAGTCTGACAAACCGACGCAAGACCTTGAGGCGAAGAAAACAGCCGGTTCTGCTGAGGAAAAGTGGCAAGCCCTCCGTCGTTTCAGACGTGCCAAGGGCCTTTGTGAAAAGTGTGCTGCTAAATGGTCCAGAAATCATGTGTGTGCAGATTCAGTGCAGCTGCATGTTATCCAGGAATTATTGGATATGTTCGATGACAACGAGCAGTCCTCTCAACTCAGGGACGAAACTCAGCATCAGGATCAGTTATTTCTCACTCTCTCAGTGGCTGCTCTTTCAGATGTGCCTGCTCCCCACACTCTTTGTTTGTCAGGTCACATTTAG